A window of Adhaeribacter arboris genomic DNA:
TTTGCACTACCCGCCAAGTTTTATCCGAAGAAAAGGAAATGGTTGATTTAGCCCGGCTAGGACAAGGTAAACTCAAGCCTCTTTATACCAATACGCCTAAACTGCAACTGGACGGTCAGCAAGCCGCTGCTGTTCAGCATGTGCTTACCACCCCCCACCGGGTTTCGATCATCCGCGGTGCTGCCGGTACGGGCAAAACCACCTTGATGAAAGAAGCCGTTGCCCACATGGAGAAGGTCGGGAAGCAAGTAACCGTTGTAGCTCCTACCGCGCAAGCTTCTCGCGGCGTATTACGGGAAGAAGGATTCAGCAAAGCGGAAACCGTTGCCAAGTTACTGACCGACGAAAAGTTACAGCAACAATTAAAGAATCAAGTTCTTTGGGTAGACGAAGCCGGGCTGCTGGGCACGAAAGATATGAAGGCACTGCTCGATTTGGCTACTAAGCAAAATGCCCGGCTCATTTTAGGAGGAGATACCCGGCAACATGCCAGTGTGGTTAGAGGCGACGCCCTGCGCATTTTGAATACAGTTGGCGGGATCAAAACGGCTGAGGTAAGCAAAATTTACCGGCAAAGAAACGAACACTACCGCGCTGCCGTGCAAAATTTATCCAAAGGAGAAGTAAAGGACGCTTTCGAGAAACTCGATAGTATCGGCTCAATCCAAAGCATTGATCCGTTAAAGCCCAATAAAGCCTTAGTGGATGATTACGTGGAAGCAGTTAAAAAAGGCAAATCGGCTTTGGTGGTTTCCCCGACGCATGAGCAAGGCGACCAAGTCACGAAAGACATTCGCCAAAAACTTAAGGCAAGCGGAATAATCGGCAAAAAAGAAATTTCAGCTACCCGCCTTGCCAATATTAACCTGACAGAAGCGCAAAAAAGTGATTGGCGAAATCTTCAAAAAGGTCACGTCGTCCAGTTCAATCAAAACGCGCCTGGCATTAAGCGAGGTAGTATATGGACGGTAGACAACAGCTCAGAAAAAGGCATTACCATTAAAAACCATGAGGGAAAAGTACTCCCCTTGCCTACGCAGAAAAGCAGTGACTATGACCTTTACCGCAAAGATGAAATCGCCTTAGCGAAGGGCGATACGATCCGTATAACCCGCAACGGCTTTGATGAAGAAAAGAAACGGCTGAATAATGGGCAAACGCTAGAAGTGGTATCTGTCCGCAAGAATGGCAGCTTACTCCTTCGTAACAACGCCAGCAAAGGCACTTATGAACTAAAACAAGATTACGGGCATCTGGCGCATGCGCACTGCATTACTTCCCATGCTTCCCAAGGCAAAACCGTTGATGAGGTCTTTATCTCACAACCGGCGGCAACCTTTCCCGCTACCGATGCGAAACAGTTTTATGTCTCTGTCTCGCGTGGGCGGGAACGTGCCCGCATTTATACAGATGACAAAGAGCAATTGCTGGAACATGCCTCGGAGATAGGAGAGCGGCAATCCGCCTTAGAACTTGTCGGCAAGCGGAGCCAAACCAAGGATATAACGCACCAGCGAATAAGAGAAGATATAGATCGAGGTTCTTCGCAAATAGGTAAATCCAGAGACAAAGAACCTTCCTCACTGCAAAAAGACCGGGACTATGAGCCAAGGATTTAAACTTCGCTACGATCAATTGCGGGAGAATGATCCTACCAAAGCGGATGCAGTCTCAACCACAAGTAATAAGGACTATTATGAGTCTACGGGTAATGCGCGTAATTTATGCCTGGTTTGGCCGAATGGTCGGCGGGTATTTAT
This region includes:
- the mobF gene encoding MobF family relaxase, with the translated sequence MIRMIQSNSAGHAKAYFSDALSRSDYYLDDQELQGSMHGRLAERLNLSGSATKESFFALCENVNSNTGEPITPRTKEERTIGYDINFHCPKSVSIIHALSKDDHLLKAFEESVQATMRDMEQDSKTRVRKEGKYDDRNTGELMWAEFVHQTARPVDGSVPDPHLHAHCFVFNATWDEQEKQIKAGQFRDIKRDMPYYQARFHKQLSDRLIKLGYQVRRTEKSFEVEGVPQKAIDLFSKRTDEIGRIAKEKGITDAKELSELGARTRAKKQKGRSMTELKAEWRRQIKELVPNEQGEGERIIRFAPGKEKVALSPSQCVDHALLHGFERASVLPDRRLLETAYRHSLGNTTISLEAITERFHADDRIIQVKEKSRTFCTTRQVLSEEKEMVDLARLGQGKLKPLYTNTPKLQLDGQQAAAVQHVLTTPHRVSIIRGAAGTGKTTLMKEAVAHMEKVGKQVTVVAPTAQASRGVLREEGFSKAETVAKLLTDEKLQQQLKNQVLWVDEAGLLGTKDMKALLDLATKQNARLILGGDTRQHASVVRGDALRILNTVGGIKTAEVSKIYRQRNEHYRAAVQNLSKGEVKDAFEKLDSIGSIQSIDPLKPNKALVDDYVEAVKKGKSALVVSPTHEQGDQVTKDIRQKLKASGIIGKKEISATRLANINLTEAQKSDWRNLQKGHVVQFNQNAPGIKRGSIWTVDNSSEKGITIKNHEGKVLPLPTQKSSDYDLYRKDEIALAKGDTIRITRNGFDEEKKRLNNGQTLEVVSVRKNGSLLLRNNASKGTYELKQDYGHLAHAHCITSHASQGKTVDEVFISQPAATFPATDAKQFYVSVSRGRERARIYTDDKEQLLEHASEIGERQSALELVGKRSQTKDITHQRIREDIDRGSSQIGKSRDKEPSSLQKDRDYEPRI